In the Brienomyrus brachyistius isolate T26 chromosome 20, BBRACH_0.4, whole genome shotgun sequence genome, one interval contains:
- the atad1b gene encoding outer mitochondrial transmembrane helix translocase, translating to MVLKEIPAENLTRPLGRNEVIGLLFRLTIFGAVTYFTIKWMVDAIDPTRKQKVEAQKQAEKLMRQIGVKNVKLSEYEMSIAAHLVDPLSMQINWSDIAGLDDVITELKDTVILPIRKRHLFENSRLLQPPKGVLLYGPPGCGKTLIAKATAREAGFRFINLQPSTLTDKWYGESQKLAAAVFSLAIKLQPSIIFIDEIDSFLRSRSSSDHEATAMMKAQFMSLWDGLDTDFNCQVIIMGATNRPQDLDSAILRRMPTRFHINQPNVRQREEILRLILHNENVEHLVDLVEVAKETEGFSGSDLREMCRDAALTCVRDFVHSNEENRAEEDYIRPIQQLDLQRAIQKMRKSKLAGSQNILVHAALD from the exons ATGGTACTGAAAGAGATTCCTGCCGAAAATCTAACTCGGCCTCTAGGTCGTAATGAAGTAATAGGTTTACTGTTTAGGCTTACAATTTTTGGTGCAGTGACGTATTTTACCATTAAGTGGATGGTAGATGCGATTGACCCTACGCGGAAACAAAAAGTTGAAGCTCAGAAACAG GCTGAGAAACTTATGAGGCAGATCGGAGTGAAGAACGTGAAATTATCCGAGTATGAGATGAGTATTGCTGCCCACTTAGTGGACCCGCTAAGCATGCAG ATCAATTGGAGTGACATCGCTGGCCTGGATGACGTCATCACCGAGCTGAAGGACACCGTCATTCTTCCCATCCGGAAACGGCATCTATTCGAGAACTCGCGGCTGCTTCAGCCTCCTAAAG GTGTGCTGTTGTATGGACCTCCAGGCTGTGGCAAAACTCTGATTGCCAAAGCCACTGCCAGGGAAGCCGGCTTCCGCTTCATCAATCTTCAACCATCCACCCTGACTGACAAGTGGTACGGAGAGTCTCAGAAGCTTGCTGCAGCCGTCTTTTCGTTGGCGATAAAGCTGCAGCCCTCCATCATATTCATCGATGAGATCG ACTCCTTTCTAAGGAGCCGTTCCAGCTCCGATCATGAGGCTACGGCTATGATGAAGGCCCAGTTCATGAGCTTGTGGGACGGCCTGGACACAGATTTCAACTGCCAG GTTATCATAATGGGAGCCACCAACCGCCCACAGGACCTCGACTCTGCTATTTTGAGGAGGATGCCCACGCGGTTTCACATCAACCAACCG AACGTAAGGCAAAGGGAAGAAATTTTGAGACTCATTTTGCATAATGAAAAT GTCGAGCATCTTGTTGACCTGGTTGAGGTTGCCAAGGAGACAGAGGGGTTCTCTGGAAGTGACCTCCGTGAGATGTGCCGGGACGCTGCACTGACCTGCGTGCGGGATTTCGTCCACAGTAACGAGGAAAACCG GGCTGAGGAGGACTACATTCGGCCAATCCAGCAGCTGGATCTGCAGAGGGCCATACAGAAGATGAGGAAGTCGAAGCTGGCTGGGTCGCAGAACATCCTGGTGCACGCTGCCCTGGACTGA